A segment of the Mauremys mutica isolate MM-2020 ecotype Southern chromosome 7, ASM2049712v1, whole genome shotgun sequence genome:
caaaatccCATTAGCCTTCtcgacaacaagggcacactgccgactcacatccagcttctcgtccactgtaacccctaggtccttttctgcagaactgctgcctagccacttggtccctagtctgtagcagtgcatgggattcttctgtcctaagtgcaggactctgcatttgtccttgtcgtacctcatcatatttcttttggcccaatcctctaatttgtctaggtccctctgtatcctatccctaccctccagtgtatctgccacttctcccagtttagtgtcacctgcaaacttgctgagggtgcagtccacaccatcctccagatcattaatgaagatattgaacaaaaccggccccaggagcgacccttggggcactccgcttgaaaccagctgccaactagacatggagccgttgatcactacctgttgagccaacaatctaaccagctttctatccatcttatagtccattcatccagccccatacttctttaacttgctggcaagaatactgtgggagaccgtatcaaaagctttgctaaagtcaagaaatagcacatccactgctttcccctcatccacagacccagttatctcctcatagaaggcaattaggttagtcaggcatgacttgcccttggtgaatccatgctgactgttcctggtcactttcctctcctccaagtgcttcagaattgattccttgaggacctgctccatgatttttccagggactgaggtgagagtACCAGGCTGGAGTCAGGGGCGGAGTCAGGCTGAGATCAGGAGACAAGGTGAGGTCTGACGTCATGGCAGAGCAGTCTATGTGGTTACCCAAACAGCTTCCCGGGCTCACCCCTGGGGTTACACAGTgcacttggccagagggctgcagGGCTCCGTCACTCTGGGGCTTGTGGGGGCACGTCCTGTGTGCTCCccggctgtgctgctgctgggctccccgtggctgggTGGGACACTGACCCTTATGTGCCCCAATACCAGCCTGGCAGGGACCCAGGGTATGGGCATGTACTCAGGCAACTAACCCACACCACAATGGCTATGTGACTTGTTACCTGTACTAGCGAAATGGATATCTAGCTAGCATTGGGCGTTAGACTagagcagagatgggcaaactacggcccgcgggactCCCCTGCCCGGCCTCTCAGCTCCTGGCCCCTTCGCTgcggttccccctcccctgcagcctcagctcaccacgccaccggtgcaatgctctgggcagcggggctgcaggcttctggggcagcgcagctgcagagcccggcctgacccagtctctgtgctgcatgATGGCGGTggcatggcctggctccagccaccggtgctccaggcagcgcagtaagggggcagggagcgtgtgtgtgtgtgtgtggatagagggcagggaagttcggggtggtggtgaggaggagggggtgtggatgggggaggggaggtcagggggcggggcggtCAGGAAGGAaaggtgggttggatggggcggtggggggcagtcaggggcaggggttctgggggctgtcagaggacagggagcgaggtgtgtgtggatggggcagaggtcccaggggggccgtcagggaGCAAGAAGTGGGGAGACGGATagggcacagcctcccctaaccagccctccatacaatttccgaaacctgatgtggccctcaggccaaagagTTTGCCCGCCCTGGACTAGATGACGGCGACCCCTCCTGACGCTATGGTTCACTGAGTCTGTGCCTCCCTGCACTAGTTACACCTTCATTTGTGGTGTAGCCATACTCTTAATCCCTGCGCATTGACCAGGGCATTGCTGTTGTTCTCGACGAGAAATGAATGAACTCTACAGACTGGCCCAGTTACGGCGCACGCTTTCCTTTAATCCAAATCTTTCGCTAGTCCCGGCCTTTCCTCCTACAGTGATTTCAGAGGCTGTTCCATCCCACAGGTCAAGATCACTTACAGCTTCTCAACACAAGAGTGAAATAATTTTTAATCCTTTTAGAGAATACATGGAAATTGGGATCCCAAACTTGGAGCTTAACGGTTTTATATACTTTATTCCTAGCCACAGCAATCCTTTCTTTGTTTGCAGTTAGGATAAGGCtacagagctgtgggaagggggGAAAAGGGAAATGGGGGTGAAAGTATCTTCCTTTTGACTAGCCAAGAGATGCACAAGAGAAAAAAGAGTGAAACTGAACAACCAGACCAGAGAATTAAGGTTATAGGCCAGTTAATTCAACCTCGGGCGTgggcaaaatcatggaaaggctGATATGGGATGCACTCAGTAAAGAAATAAAGGTTGGCAGCATAATTAATGCCAATAAAcatagttttatggaaaataggtcttgttaAACAAACCTGagtctttttaaaatgagattactGGTTTGGTTGATACAGGTAACTGTGTTGACATAATAGACTTCTACAAGGCACTGGATTTAGTCGCACATGAGATTCTGATTAAGAAATTAGCACTACAGAAAATCAGTATAGCATATCTAAGATGGGTTAAAATCTGGTTAACTGATAGAGCTcaaaaaagtaattgtaaatggagaatcatcatcTAATGGAGTATTTCTGGTGGGGTCCCAGAGGGATCTGTTCTCAGTGATGTGCTATTCAAAATCTTTATCAATAatctagaagaaaatataaaattcacTGCtggtaaagtctgcagatgacactaacattggtggagtggtaaatattGTTGGGGACAGGCCAGTTATACAGACCAGCCTGGTTCGCTTGGTAATGTGGGCTCATTTGATGCATTGTAACTCAACGAAATGCAAGGTCCTACATCAAAGAACCAAGTATGCAGGTCACACTTACAAAATGGGGGACTGcagcctggaaagcagtgacactGAAAACAACCTAGGGATCATGGTAGATAACCAGCTGAACCTGAGCTCCCAGGGCCGTGCTGCAAAGAAGGctgtgcccacccctgctgtagtgaGTGTCTCTACTGCAGCGCTACGTTTCTTCTGGAGACAGAGCCTAAGGGTGTGTGTGCTGGAGTGCTGGGCAAAGCATGGACCAGCGCTTTGCTCCCTGGATCACCAGTTAAATCGCTCAGAGGAACCCTAAGCTGCAAAGCTGCGCCCAGTTGACAGATTGGGGATCAGCTAGGGACAGATACAAGGCTAATGAACCTATTAGCCCAGAAAGCAGAGAAGGCCCAGGAAGGAAGCCCTCAGTGGGAGGTGGTGACATGGGAAGTTTTTACAATGGGGATGcagagagccactgaaccaaactgcaaaccctagCTATGATGGAAACCAAGGCAGGGGGTGTCGCCGCACCCCTGGCAGAAGGAGAGAGACTGGCAGGCTTTTGAGAGTCCGAGTCAGGAGAGCTCTCTCAGGGGGAAGATCCCTTATGCCTCCCCCACTCCGTGGCAGAGTGAGCTAAGGGGTGTATGTGCACAGGCGTCGACTTTGTCATTTCCtcgggggtgcttgacccccactccaccccaggcctggcccccactgcaccctttcccccaaggccccacccccaccccacctcttcctgccccctgctacgccccctcccccaagcacatcCCGCCCTCGCTACACCCCCTTGCCTGCCGCGCCTCCTGTACggcactgaacagctgattgcagcggcaggaggcgctgggagggagggggaggatctGATCGGTGGGGCCACCGGTAGGTGCTGAGCACTATTTTTTTCCCCGGGGGTGCTCCAGGGAGTTGGCGCCTGTGCGTATGTGTCATTACAGAGCTGCTCCCGTCTGTAAGGGTGATGGGGAGAACGCTGTAGATCAATTGCACAAGGTGTTTGCCGAGCTCTCCGAGCGCTTTGTGGCTAGAGAAGAGACGGGGCAGAAGCGGTCTCTTGGCTCTGACTCTCGGAAAGCTGCcaatctctctcctccccttccccccacagtcCCTTCCTGGGCCTGCTCTACTTTCTGGACTAATGGGCTAATTGGCCTTGTAGCTCTCTCAAGCCGTCCCCAATCTATCAGGTAGGCACAGGGAAGTGTAACTGCTGATCCAGTGATCACACTGCTGAACTGAGGTGTAAATTCCACTCCAGGAGACACCCtggtgctagctctgattgagctagtgcaTCGCCCAATGGTGTGCGTGGCCCCGCGTACATACCTACTCTCTgatctgcagaagtgctgagcactcccgGCTGCAGCCGAGGTCGAGCTGTGATTTGAACATAGCAAGTGCTAAGTACACTGAGGAATGCAGCAAACACCCTCGATGATACTCACATGGTTTATAAAATGGCTCAGCAACTTCTCCAATCTCATTTCTTCCTCCAGCTACTGCAGTGGCCGTCCAAGCACAGCATCACTTCTCCAGGGGGATGTTAAATGGGTGGGAGCACCATGGGGAGGCCAGTGGTGTCACCTGAGGGCATATACAATTTGAGTATTGGCCAGGGTATTTGTTGCATTATAATGCCACACCACACACCAGAAAAATCACATTGActctgcaaccttaatgttccttTAATCatccaaaagttaggaaatgccagttttAAGTTTGCCTGTGCCACCTTACTCCAGCTGCTTTGTGACTGTGCATATGAGACCATTTTGAATTACACGATCACATCCTATTTATCCCACcgggcccctgcctcattcagtgcccagGATGGACCGTGCTCACTGAATGAGGGAGAGCTTTGCAGTGTGTCTGTTAGCTAACGACCTCTTCTGTTTTCTGTTTTTCAGACCTTGGGTGTGTGGAGATGCTGCAGCAGCAGGTGGCAATCCCTATGTGTTTCTCAGGAGAATCCCTGAGGCAGAAAGGAAGTGTCGTAATCTACATGTGATTACAGTTATATTTTATTGTCCTTTTTGGGCCCATTTAATCTGAGTGTTAGGGGTACCTTATGGAGCTGAGAGGACCTGAGTACTACCTCCGATGCTGCCATACCTGGAGGAGGAAGGTGTTGGGACAGAGACGACTGCAGCTTGACAGATGATAGATTGTGGGATTATACTGGGAAGGACAACTGATTTAGTGCAGCTGGTATGCTAACACTTGGTGTCCACAGTGGCACCACAGCAGTGCAGATTGACCACCATCACATCAGCCTCACTCAGAGTAAGCTGAATCCTATGGTAGTGCGACTGTCTGTTTGGTAGCAAAGGTGTCTGTGGATATGTGTACTCCGCCCCTGCCGGTGTGACCTCACGCATATGGTGTGTGCTAAGTCACATTGCGTGGAGGTTGCCATTTCATTTCTGTATAAAATGGTGCCCTCCATGCGGTGTGACCTCGCATGTACGGTGCGTATGACCGCAAGGTGTGCATTCCCGCTCCACTACAGCACTCACATCTTGGAGACTCGCTTCATCTTTTGTCTTGCTGTCACTCTCCGAGACATGTTAGTTCCTCAGACGATGCTGCCACACTGATTGAAAATGTCACCTGTCATGTTCACCAAAGAGCATTAACACAGAATCTGACATTACAGTTATAAAAAGCGATGTTATCCCTCTTCGTTAAATATCAGACAAGCTGAATAAAACGAATTATCCCAATTATATCATCTGTAGGAGACAAACTAGCTAAACAGCATATGCCTGTTAACCCACAGCAATACATGCATACGAGCCTATCCCCTGAAATCATTAGTCAGAAATTTGACATTCATGAAGAAATGGACTTGATAATCAAGTAATAGATAAACAAGGTCTTTTTATTTTGGAATGACAAAATTAGGCCATTTATATTCATGACAGCAGATCTCTTATATATTGAAGTGTTTCATTTGTTAGAGCAAACCTGATTCTGAAATTAAATAGAATAAAATTATTTGAAGTGATCAAAACTTAAACTCGAggctggatgcctttctaaaGGAGCTGCTGGAGTCCCATCACACTAGGAGCTGGAGGCAAGATTCTCCGGgtggagttctatggcctgtgtcatgctGGAGCTCAGAACTGGTGattcatggtcccttctgaccttaaaacctATGAATTTGAAACCACTGTTAACCAGAAATACTTCAgtcttttaaacaaaaacagacaGAACCAAGGGTCTTTCTGGGCATCTTGTTTTATGAGTGCCACCTTTCTAGGCTTTTCTTTGAGGCCCTAATACACTAGAAACACATAAGACCAAGTTCTTGATTAGCTAAGAGATGCagatgagaaaaaaaaagagactgaAATTGAAGAAAGTGACCAGAGAAATAAGCCCGGAAGGAGAAGAAATGCTGTATTTGGTGAACACAACAAgatattagggtttttttttccccacacaaaaGGTACGTTTACCCAGAATAGGGCAAAAGACCTGGGGctaatcttaactgtgtgaagtCAATCATAAaaattcccattcatttcagtgggaccaCGATTGAGTCCTTAGCCATCTGAACCACTCTAAAGAGAAAGAACGAAAAACTAGAATGAAAGCCCTAGGCCACAGACACATGtctttaaaagttttaaataGACTCCACTTCTAGATATAGTAACAACAGACTCAGCTGTGTTTCTGTGCCCCATATCCTGCTAGCAGGGTTCGCGCTAGTGGAAATTTAGGCAAGCATCACAGAGCCTCTTCTGCTAAGCAAAGATGACAGCAATTAGAGAACAATGGCATTTCTGCTAAGAGCAGGGAGAcaccaaaatataaaaataataaggaGCACGACAGCTTTCCCAGGTGAATGGGAATCCTTGCCCCAGGCCTCATTTCTGGACAGAATACAGCAATATATTCTCATTTACAATACCCAAAGCTTGCCAATGACATGTCAATGTAGTTTAGGTCCGAGTACATCTTGTATATTGCCAGAGGGGGATGCCTTGTGTATGAAAAAGCCTTATCCCTCCATACAGGGCTCCAAGGTGCCACATGCTCAGTTATGTGCCATGTCTAAAGAGTGACAGAACCTGAGAAATTAAAAAGCCAACAGACCTAAAGGAAAAAAACGGATTGAACCAGCCACACTTCTGTTATACCTCAGGAAAATCAAACTGAAAATGTCAATCAGAATAATCACTATCAAAAACTAAGGAGCAAAATGTTGGATTCTTATGCTGGGCAGGGGCAAAAGAAAGACACGACTTATTAGAAGCCATGGTGCTTGGGAGAGTGAACCAGCTCATCTCTTTTTCGCCCTTTATGTCACTCTCCCTGGGAGAACAATCCCAGAAACAGAGAGTCTCTTTGGTATTGCAAATATCCACTCTCCTCTTATTTTCCAGTATTCCCTTTCTCTTGGCTGCAAGCCGTTCCAGGTTTTCATGGGAGTGGAGCACTGGCAAGGAGTTTTCTTTCTTCCTGTGTTGGGCCCTGCTTAGCTTTTGGTGACTGGGAGCTGAAGACCCTGGGCCAGAGTTCTCTGAATGAAGCGTAACTGTATCAGTGGGAGAGTAATTTTTTCTGGAATCCTCCAACTCCATCCACCTGCTAGTCATTTTTTTCTTCAGACCACTGTCAGGACACTTGGAAAGGTCTCCTTTTTTCTTAGTAACGTACATTCTTTTCCTCACTGTTAATTTACTCCGGCGGGGTTTTTtggacttttctttttttagtctATTTCCTACAACTGTGATATGCATCATGTTGTCTGTGGCAAAGTCTTTGTCTCTTTGTCCAGCCATATTGTTTTGCGCAAGAGGTTGGCAAAGTTGGCTCTGATTTTGTTGTGAAGGAGTCACAGTTTTGATTCCCTTAGAGTCTTTCCTGATTAGCATCCTCAGTGGTGTGGCTTGAGGTATTTCTTGAGTAAGCAGCTGATGTCTCTCATGACTATCCCCAGAAACGTCAGTGTTGGAGCAGCGGGCACAAGGTGGATTGTTAGCAGAGGGTTGCTTTTCTAAAGCAGACGTCATCTCTTGTATAGTCATGTTTTCTTTGCCTTGTAAAGCTGTAGTAGTGAGATTAACCTTCCTTTCAGCAACTGTGTTTAAATCAGTCCTGTTTGTATCATCTTTAGCTATGTGATTCTTCATATGGGAATCTCCATGTCTATTTGCCATTGTCATGGTGTGTGGCTGAGTCTGAAAGGAACTCGTTCTGCAAACCCTCATGGTCTGATAGCACTGACAGCATGTTTTTTCCTGACTGGTGAGATAGAGGTCCTGTAATATATCTGGAGAGGTCTGGGATGCGTTATCCTTTATGCAGCTGGGAAATCTGGAAGTGGAAATGAATGTCTGCAGTTCAGCTAAGAGGTTGGGGAACGGTAGGTGATTTAACTGTTCACATAGCTTCTGATGTTGCTTATTCTGCTGAGACGTCAGTAGTTCCAGACTCTCCTTCAGTAACTGTAAGTTGGATTTCACATCTAAAATTTCCATATCTTTCTGGGGAAAGTAGTCAGCAGAGTAGAAATATTAGGcaacaaacactaaaaactccAGCAGTAACATTCAAACCAAAACCCCTTTAGTATTAAATCTTAGATGGTCCACTTAGCTTTCATATCAACCCAAGTATCAGCAGTCGGGATGTTTCTGTGCAGAGCCATGTTTTCAAAAAGCAATATGGTGGTAACATTTCTTTGGGTGGGGTGAATTTCTAATTCACGGTGGTGTCTCCCTATCTTCATGAAAACAACATACCACTTCCTCCTGTGGCTTATTGTTTGCCACAAACATACAATGTGGGGCCCTTCTGGGAATCCAGCTCCATCTAGGTAGCTTAAAGTCTGACATTTCAATCTTGCACCTGTATGACAAGTCATATTTTGCTCCCTCTAAGTCCCTTGTTCTCTCCCTGAGGCCCTGTCTGACCTGACTTTCCACAAGAAGCACGCCCATCCCTCTTTATCGGAGACATACTGCACCAGCATTCTCCAAGCTGCCAGAACCCAGGCCCTtccagagcacagctcccagaGCATTGGGAAATGGGGCCACCAGCACGCTGACGGCACTCTGGGACTGGCACCTGCTATCCTGGCGAACAAAAGATCATGATCAACACCCCGGTTTGGATCCCTGCAGGGCAGCATAGTGCACGATTACTAGATGGCACAGTTAGCCTAGAATTAGCATTTTAATATACATATTTTCCTCTATTAGAATGGTAACTTTCATCTTCATAACCTATCACAGGAAGGCATAATCTAATATATCATTAGTATTTTTTAAGAAATGGGAGAAATTCAGGACCCTGATTCAGCACAACAGATGAATTTCTGAACTTACAGCTGCAAGTCTCCTCTCCATCTCCAGTAATATCTGCTCAATTTGGCTTTTGTCTGTTAGAGCATTCAGCACTGATTCATAGTGGGACTGAGCAGTCTCTTGCACTAAACAAGGAAATTAATAAAAACTGCATTTACTCTTTAATTTGTAAATATGAATAAAATACTGCTTGATTCTTCCCCAGGGGGTTGAATGAAATGCTTTGCTGTGCTACACAAACATAGTGACTGGCCAGCTGAAATCTTCTGGGTCACCAATATAGGACATAAAGTAGTTTCCCCCACACCACAATAATTAGTCTTAACACTATTACTAATGCCTAATACATGCCAAAGCAAAGTAAGTGTGCAGATGAAAAATCCTATACAATCTTATACCAAAACACCATTCTTCTATATAGAACTAAATGTTTCTAATCTAAGCACATTCcacagggaactacagaccagtcagcctcacctcactcCCCGGAAAAATCaggaagcaggtcctcaaggaatccattctgaagcacttggaggagaggaaggtgatcaggaacagtcaacatggattcactaagggcaagtcatgcctgaccaacttgattgccttctatgatgtaataattggctctgtggatatggggaaagtggtggacgtgatataccttgactttagcaaagcttttgatacagtctcccacagtattcttgccagcaagttaaagaagtatggattggatgaatggactataaggtggatagaaagatggTTAGATGGttggctcaacgggtagtgaccaacggctcaatgtctagttggcagccggtatcaagtggagtgccccaggggtcggtcctggggccagttttgttcaacatcttcattaataatctggatgatgggatggattgcaccctcagcaagttcacagatgacactaagctggggggagaggtagatatgctggagggtagggatagagtccagagtgacctagacaaattggaggattgggccaaaagaaatctgatgaggttcaacaaggacaagtgcagagtcctgcacttaggacggaagaatcccatgcactgctacaggctggggatcgactggctaagcagcagttctacagaaaaggacctggggattacagcggataagaagctggatatgagtcggcagtgtgcccttgttgccaagaaggctaacggcatattgggctgtattagtagggccattgccagcagatcgagggaagtgattattcccctctattccgcactggtgaggccacagctggagtattgtttccgttttgggccccccactacagaaaggatgtggacaaactggagagagtccagccgtgtgtgtgtgtgtgtgtgtgtgtgtgaacaaaaatgattagggggctggagcacatgtcttatgaggagaggctgagggaactgggcttatttagtctgcagaagagaagaatgcggggggatttgatagcagccttcaattatcatagaatcatagaatcatagaatctcagggttggaagggacctcaggaggtcatctagtccaaccccctgctcaaagcaggaccaaacccaactaaatcatcccagccagggctttgtcaagcctgaccttaaaaacctctaaggaaggagattccaccacctccctaggtaacccattccagttcttcaccaccctactagtgaaaaagtttttcctaatgtccaacctaaacctccccctctgcaacttgagaccattactccttgttctgtcatcttctaccactgagaacagtctagatccatcctctttggaaccccctttcaggtagttgaaagcagctatcaaatcccccctcattcttctcttctgcaggctaaacaatctcagttccctcagcctctcctcataagtcatgtgctccagccccctaatcatttttgttgccctccgctggactctctccaatttatccacatccttcttgtagtgtggggcccaaagctggacacagtactccaaatgaggcctcaccagtgctgaatagaggggaatgatcacgtccctcgatctgctggaaatgcccctacttatacaacccaaaatgccattagccttcttggcaacaagggcacactgttgactcatattcagcttttcgtccaccataacccctaggtccttttctgcagaactgctgcccagccattcggtccctagtctgtagcagtgcatgggattcttccgtcctaagtgcaggactctgcacttgtccttgttgaacctcatcatatttcttttggcccaatcctctaatttgtctaggtccctctgtatcctatccctaccctccagcgtaccaaccactcctcccagtttagtgtcatctgcaaacttgctaagggtgcagtccacatcatcctccagatcgttaatgaagatattgaacaaaaccggccccagcaccggcccttggggcactccacttgataccggctgccaactagacatggaaccattgatcactacccgttgagcccgaccatctagccagttttctatccaccttaccgtccattcatccagcccatacttctttaacttgctggcaagaatactgtgggagactgtatcaaaagctttgctaaagtccagaaatagcacatccactgctttcccctcatccacagagcctgaaagggggttccaaagaggatggagcttggctgttctcagtggtagcagatgacagaacaaggagtaatggtttcaagttgcagtgggtgaggtctaggttggatattaggaaacactatttcactagga
Coding sequences within it:
- the IHO1 gene encoding interactor of HORMAD1 protein 1 isoform X1 — protein: MNFNVWNIKEMFSTPTASKTNKSSSRSSAPSDYSSLSDSQFLFGSQFCPENSQSAPVPLECSAQSRQQKSSQQNSQDSEPSIFTKYQTKPQLFGGDEKEKGSFNFGVGKLKNVLEQFEVNKKKIKDKHDSEVLSTFISSVKESIQGLQTCLDKFEESLDSRNKSILDGLEAISKTLQETAQSHYESVLNALTDKSQIEQILLEMERRLAAKDMEILDVKSNLQLLKESLELLTSQQNKQHQKLCEQLNHLPFPNLLAELQTFISTSRFPSCIKDNASQTSPDILQDLYLTSQEKTCCQCYQTMRVCRTSSFQTQPHTMTMANRHGDSHMKNHIAKDDTNRTDLNTVAERKVNLTTTALQGKENMTIQEMTSALEKQPSANNPPCARCSNTDVSGDSHERHQLLTQEIPQATPLRMLIRKDSKGIKTVTPSQQNQSQLCQPLAQNNMAGQRDKDFATDNMMHITVVGNRLKKEKSKKPRRSKLTVRKRMYVTKKKGDLSKCPDSGLKKKMTSRWMELEDSRKNYSPTDTVTLHSENSGPGSSAPSHQKLSRAQHRKKENSLPVLHSHENLERLAAKRKGILENKRRVDICNTKETLCFWDCSPRESDIKGEKEMSWFTLPSTMASNKSCLSFAPAQHKNPTFCSLVFDSDYSD
- the IHO1 gene encoding interactor of HORMAD1 protein 1 isoform X2, which produces MNFNVWNIKEMFSTPTASKTNKSSSRSSAPSDYSSLSDSQFLFGSQFCPENSQSAPVPLECSAQSRQQKSSQQNSQDSEPSIFTKYQTKPQLFGGDEKEKGSFNFGVGKLKNVLEQFEVNKKKIKDKHDSEVLSTFISSVKESIQGLQTCLDKFEESLDSRNKSILDGLEAISKTLQETAQSHYESVLNALTDKSQIEQILLEMERRLAAKDMEILDVKSNLQLLKESLELLTSQQNKQHQKLCEQLNHLPFPNLLAELQTFISTSRFPSCIKDNASQTSPDILQDLYLTSQEKTCCQCYQTMRVCRTSSFQTQPHTMTMANRHGDSHMKNHIAKDDTNRTDLNTVAERKVNLTTTALQGKENMTIQEMTSALEKQPSANNPPCARCSNTDVSGDSHERHQLLTQEIPQATPLRMLIRKDSKGIKTVTPSQQNQSQLCQPLAQNNMAGQRDKDFATDNMMHITVVGNRLKKEKSKKPRRSKLTVRKRMYVTKKKGDLSKCPDSGLKKKMTSRWMELEDSRKNYSPTDTVTLHSENSGPGSSAPSHQKLSRAQHRKKENSLPVLHSHENLERLAAKRKGILENKRRVDICNTKETLCFWDCSPKHHGF